TGAGCTCCATGAATATTTCTTGTTTACACATGTAGTCTGCAAGGCACATCAAATTCCTTAAAGCCCATAAAGCATTTAATCTCAAAGTTGAATCCATTGATCTTGATAACTGAACAAGCTGCTTCACGCCTCCACACTGTAGAAATAATGACCTATGCGTAGTAAAATCAACAACTATGTTTCCAACAGCACTAAGAGCTGCCACCTGAAAAACAAGCATGGAAGATAGATTAGCACAATGCACCTATCTTTCTATAATAAATGATAAGATAACATATTCAATCCTGATGGATGACCACAATTTATTATAGGCAATTTTCAGGTACGTTTTCTATATTGTAATTGTTTATGTATTTCATACATCCAGGATTACTGTCAATAACCCAGGAATTTCAATGACAAAATGCCAATGTATTTCATAGTTTTCCAAACATGCTTTGTAGTTTTATAGATTCTCCTAATGACACTGAAACTTTGTGACCATTCAGTATACATTACAGCATAGATGAAAATGTTTCAAAATGCATTAATTTTGCAGATGCTACAGACACAGTGATCAAGAATTCAGTCCAGAAGAGAAAAAAAATGAGCTCATCGGTTCCACAAAATACAGAACTCACATGGCACAGACCTCTGCATGAGTTTGCTATTTGATAAGTGTGTATTAACCTAATAATCATGCTCCATAACATCCTGAAATCAGGTACCTGTTAAAGACAACAATTGAGTTCAGGCTGGACAACCTGATCTGGGGTTCTTTTGAATGATAACAAATGGATTAAATTCAGTTTACCTCCTCGAATTTGGTGCTAAAATCAGTTTGATCTCTGAACTTTTTATTAATCAAGTTGGTCTCTAGACTTTCAATTTCGATCACCTGGGTCCAAATTTTGAAATTCCCTTCAATCATGACATAAGATGCTGAATTAACGCCTACATTTAAATGAAATATCCACACTACCCCTTTGCTAAGATAATTTTTTTTTTTGTTAAAATCTCATGTCCCCCCTTTTGCATTTGCAAGGATTCGAAACCCCTCCCACCTCATAAAAAGATCATGCCTTTCACCACTAGGCCAATAGCTTGTGCTAACTAAGTTCAACACACACACACACATATAACTGAAAGACCCCAATTAGACGAAAACCGATCCTTAATTAACTGGGCACGCACAGATTATATATGTCCTTTTCACATGATTAAACAAAACGAAGCTTGTACCTTGGTGGTATGTGGTTTGAGATTGTAATGATATGGTGAGGGTTCGACTCTTGTTAAACTCAGAGAGAGGGAAGATTTCTTTGGAATTAAATCCAGGATCCTTTACCTTGTCCAAAGGGTATTTGGACAATTCATTAAAAAAATTGGGCCCTCATGTTGGGGCCAACTCAGCATCTGACGTCATGATTGAAGGGAATTTCAAAATTTGGACCCAGGTGATCGAAATTGAAAGTCTAGAGACCAACTTGATTAAAACAAATTCAGGGATCGAACTGATTTTAGCCCCAAAGTTCAAGGGGGTAAACTGAATTTAATCTATTAAAAATTGACCTCTTATTTCAATGAAATAATGGGTTTTCCACATAACGTTGATGTGCATTTCCTAATCTTCAATGACTAAGCATATACAAAGACAATTCAACTCTTCTAAGCATCAAGTCCAGTCGTCCAGATTGATCCTAATTGGGAATTTAGCATCAGAGCAGTTATGGTGCCAAGTATTGTATTTTTACTTTATTTCAAATCCCAGCAATCAAGTCTCCACTACTATTAACAGTCCTTGAACAGCCCAAAATTTGGATCCTAACCCAAACCCCAACTATTCCCCTTCTAAGATTTAAATTTTACAACCCTAAGTTTTAAACCCACACCTGTCTTGTCAAATGGTGTTGACTACATTTACTGGTGTTCACCATTTGAGTCCATAATTCCCTCAAAACCTCTCATAACTATGTTCTTAAATACGGAACTCATGTTTGCCAGCCCATTTACCCCTTTCAGAGGAACAAAATCACTCTTTTAACACCAACAGGAAGATTTAAAGGAAAAGTGGAATTACAACATTATCTAACTTGTTTTATTCAATGAAACTGGTACACAGAATTTGTTAAGAACAAATAAATCCTATTAAAAAAAATTGATGAATGAAGGAAAAAAATCCAGTCAGCTAGAGCAGTAGTATAAAAGGCCCCAAAACAGAATCTTTGTTTCTTTTCTAGTTCTGAAGAGTTTAGGGAGTCTGAAGACTACAACAGAAGAAAGCAATGCCAACCACAAAGTTTAGTGTTTTTGAGGGTTTCAGTATGGGTTAGAATGTAGAGACCAAATCTTCCATTAGCAAATGAGAGAAGAAAAAAGAAAACCCAGTTGTCTAGTGAAACAAGTACAGTATAACCTGGATCAGTCTGACAACACAGGAATAACTCAGACATGAGAGAGAGAGAAAGAGAGAGAGAGAGAGAGAGAGAGAGAGAGAGAGAGAGAGAGAGAGTGCATCAGCAGAGTACCGACCTAACCATAGTACCAAATATAATAAGTAGAACATAATTAATCCACTAGTTNNNNNNNNNNNNNNNNNNNNNNNNNNNNNNNNNNNNNNNNNNNNNNNNNNNNNNNGAGAGAGAGAGAGAGACTGCATCAGCAGAGTACGCCTAACCATAGTCCAAATATAATAAGTGAAACATAATTAATCCACAGTTTAATTCAACTCCAGACCGAATTGAGATTGTTAAGAAGCCTTATTTTATCAGCTATATTGTGATAACATGAAGAGCTCCATATATTAATATAAAATTTGAGAAAGGTATTTCGCTTAAGTAACCATTGGTAACCATTTACATAGTTGACCAAAAAGGATTAATATATTTCATTCAAATAAAGGCTCAGGAACAATATGGGACTTAGTAGTTGACAGCTGACATGGAAAACATGACATTTAGTGATAGCAAGTAGATACCTGGACGGAAGTAGAAGGGTCATCTAACAGCCGAACCAAGGGAGGGACAATCATTTCGTTCATAAAATTACCTGCACACAGATTCTGAATTCACAATTTCTTAGGAAACATATATGCTAGTATAAAGTCTGGTTATCACTAAGCTAGTACAAATTAGTATATTGCATAATGCATACCTTGATAGAGCGAGAAACACATCTTAAGCAAATGCAAGCTGCAGTGCGTACATCAGAACTATCATGAATCAGGGCTTCAGATACCAGGTTCAATGCCTATATCCAGGAACATATAAGGAGTTACAAACCAGTTGGACTTCAACTATAATAAATTCCTCAGGCAAGCACTATCTTATCAATCAACTAAGCCAAATTAATATTATTCGTATGTTACAAAAACTCTCACAAAGATCTGATGTGATACTGAATAGCCTCATGATTTGTACTTCTTTATCGTGAACAAAAACCATCAATTTTATTAATCTACATAACTAGTACAATCTGTGGATGAGACCCCTATAATCAAGAAAAACACAGAGTTATAGATAACTGTTTTAGGAAAAGATAAAAAAAAAAAAAAAAAAAAAAAAAAAAACATAAACTTGAACAGGCATTTAATAGTAAATTTAACCATTTCAACAGTTAAACACATAACTTCACCTTTGTACAATTTTCGAAACCAAAAACAAAAAACAAAAAAACAAAAAAAAAAAGCATGTTGCCTTGTGGCAATTATAGTTATACACATTGCATAGTACAGTGTGGAATTAATAGAAAAACCAAGATCCTACAAACTATAGAGTAGCAACTACCACCACTAAAACAGGATTACTTTCCCAGGAAAGACAAAACCCCTTCAACCAACAAGCAGGATAAGGAGCCCTTGTCATGATGACAAAAACGGATAATCACAAACAAAGAGCAAAGAAAGTATTATTGGCAGAAAAGTGATAATGTCATACATACGGCCATAAGTGGATGTATTTTTATAAGCAACAAACCTGCAACGACAGGAATCTAGACCTACAGCTCTCCAACTTTGAGCATAAATCAGCTAGTGCCAGTAATAGTCCTTCAAAACGTTTCGGATGTAAATGATTCTTTTGCAAGTGGTTGTACAGTTTATCAATAGCATTTGCCTCAAGTGCCAGTTTCTGTAGGTCAACTTTTTGAGAAATTAAACTAGAAAATGCAAAGGGAGCTTCGTCCCCAACTTGACCGGGATCATCATGAAGTTCAAGTAAGAGATGAACCAGCTTGGTTTTGATGCCTATATCTTGCAAATAGCAAGAAGAAGTGTTCCTTATCGTAATCAAGCATGTCGAAGCCAAAAATCTTGTGCGGGGATTTCGATCCTTTGTTAATTCTATAACAGAACTCAAAGCTCTTCCACTTTCGCAGTCCGCAAACTCAGAAACAGCTTCATCATTGTTCTTCATAATTGTTGCTAGAGATTCTAAACTATTATCTCTCTGACTAGGAGAACCTTCGAGAAGGCTAACAAGCTTTTTCAGAACACCAGCTTGACATAGTGCCTTCTTTTCTGCCATAGTCTCACACGAATGTATAATTATACTTGCACCAAGTCCATTAACATTTTCATTTTCACTATTCAATAATGAAAGAAGAAATTCCATGTTTTTATCTTGAAGGAAATCACACTTTGGAGCTAGGTTCGACTGATAAATCATTCTTAAAGAACGTGCACCGGCGTCCACAACCTACAGAACAAACAAATCCATCCAAATGCAGTTAATATAAGCACGAAGGAAAAGATAATGCTCTACGGGGACTTGATAACTCAATAGCTCGGAAATGACTGCCAATTTAGTCTGACTACTGCAGATACAATACATTTATAAAATTAAACTTTCCGTTTCGTACCAGACTACCAGCATTGCTAGTCGGTTTCGGTTTAAACTAATAACTCAATAAAAAATTGAATCATCAACCAAGTCATTTACAAGTATCACAACACATCATTTCATCTATCAGAAATTCACATTTCGAAACCTGAAAGCAATTAAGCAATACGATCAAATCAATCAAATGCTTTCATTCATTCAAGCATCAAACTCAAATTCAAATGAAGCTACCTTGTCATCAGGATGAGACAAAAGCAAGAGCAGGTTAGGGCATGCGCCGGCATCCAAAACGGCACGCACGCCGGCATCGAAGCCGCAGGCGAAGCTTCCGAGGGCAGCGGCGGACTGAACAAGGAGATTGGAATCGTGATCGGGGCGGGTATGGGCCTGCGCCGTAGAGGCGAGGATGGCGGCGACGGCAGGGACGAGACCGAGCTTGACGAAGGCGAGCTTTTTGGTGCGATTGCCGATGATGCGGTTTTTGAGCTCGCGGAGAGCCTTGAGCTGGACTTGGGAGTCGGGAGAGCTGAGGCGGGTGAGAAGATCGGAATTTGGGGCGGTGACTGTGGCGGTGGCGGTGGCGGTGGCGGTGGTAGAAGAGGCGGAGGCGGAGGCGGGCATGGTTTCATGCAATAATGGAGAGCTTATTAGCTCCGGAGAATAGCTATGAGAGAGGGGACAGAAAAATCGATGACTTGGGGAGAACTGCAAAGTGTGAAAAAGGAAGTCCATTTTTTTGAAATGATAATAATAATAATTATTATTATTAGAGAAATTTTAAATACACAGCTCTAATCTCTTCATACACACCTCTATTATTTTATATTTCTATTGAGATTTTATAGGTAAGCTAAATGACCAAAACAACCATCTATTATTAAAAAAAATCGCGCTAGAAGTATTCTTTTCAACATCTTTTACCCTAAAATCGTCGAAAGCACGTCTTCTCCCTTAACCTCAATTCTTCTCCACAATTCATTTGGATTATTCTTTTTTTTTATTTTATTTTTTTATTTTTATTCTGTATCAGCTTTAGTTTGATCTTGCAGATCATATTGTTATGTACTGCATCTTTATCATGACATGTTTTATCGAATAATTAGCTATCTATGTTTAATAGCTACTGTACTTCTACAGTTCTACTAGCTTGTGAATTTTGAAAACTTCTATTGGTGATTTGGAGTTCTGATATAACAATAATCATTTGATTATAAATTAAACGATGATAACAAAAAATTTCGAGCAAAAATTAGACGAAATAATATGTAAAAAGAGGTACTAAATAGTAAATATATATTAATTATATTAAATAATGGAATATTTCATAAATTAAGGGCATTTTAGGTAGTTTGGGATGTGTATTAAGTATAATACTGAAATGAAAAACTTGATAGGTGGTGTATTAAGTAAGGAGTGTGTATTAAGATATTAAGGGTGTGTATTTAAAATTTCTCTTATTATTATTATTATTATTAGCAAATATAAAATAAAACATTTGATTACTGAATAAGAGTTTACAAACTTACTAGCTAAATCAATACATGAGAATCAGAGCAAGAGCTCTTTTTTGCATGAATAGTTTATTAGAGAGAGAATATGAAGAGAAGAGAAAAATGAAGTCTGCCTAGCAATAAAGCCGGAAGTAACTATAAATAGAGATTACACAAGTGATGAATAGTAAAAAGTGACTATTGGTGAATAGTAACTTGTCTGCCACGGAGTAACTGTTGGTGAATAGTATCTTGTTTGTCACAGTTTTACTGTTGATGAATAGTAACTTGTCTGCCATGAGATTTACTGCTTGATGTTTTTGGTAGAAATCCTGACTGGGGCGATCTTCACTGGAGCTAATCAAACTCAGCATAAGGATCCTGACTATCTTCATAATCGGCCCATCTTTTTGGTTGACTAGGGGAACTTTGATGACTGTGAGATGATGATGATTCTGATGGAGAGTGTTCTTCATCATCATCTGTAGATAAACTGGCCGCTTGTTGAAGTAATTGCTTGGCCAAATCTTTTAATTCTTCTGCTTTGGAATATGAGGATGAACTGGAGGCTTTTTTCTTCTTAGAAGAAGATGGTGACTGATTTTTCTTTTTAGAAGAAGATGGTGACTGAGGAGTCTGAGATATTAACTGAGGGATCTGAGATGTTAACTGAGGGTTTGGAGAAGCCGGCAGAATAGAAACCGAGACTCCAGAGCTGGATGGAATAATTGAAAATTCTTCACTGAATTGGGTTAAAACCTTTTCAGTATTGAATTTATCCCACCATTTTACTAGAAATTGTCGTAGGACCATATGGTCTTCAATTTTGTATTGCCATTTAAAAATCTAAGGAATTTTGTACTTGGCCATGAATTGGAGAGTGGGGGTAAATCTTTTCTCATAATCTGAAA
The window above is part of the Fragaria vesca subsp. vesca linkage group LG2, FraVesHawaii_1.0, whole genome shotgun sequence genome. Proteins encoded here:
- the LOC101296062 gene encoding armadillo repeat-containing protein 8-like, producing MPASASASSTTATATATATVTAPNSDLLTRLSSPDSQVQLKALRELKNRIIGNRTKKLAFVKLGLVPAVAAILASTAQAHTRPDHDSNLLVQSAAALGSFACGFDAGVRAVLDAGACPNLLLLLSHPDDKVVDAGARSLRMIYQSNLAPKCDFLQDKNMEFLLSLLNSENENVNGLGASIIIHSCETMAEKKALCQAGVLKKLVSLLEGSPSQRDNSLESLATIMKNNDEAVSEFADCESGRALSSVIELTKDRNPRTRFLASTCLITIRNTSSCYLQDIGIKTKLVHLLLELHDDPGQVGDEAPFAFSSLISQKVDLQKLALEANAIDKLYNHLQKNHLHPKRFEGLLLALADLCSKLESCRSRFLSLQALNLVSEALIHDSSDVRTAACICLRCVSRSIKNLCAGNFMNEMIVPPLVRLLDDPSTSVQVAALSAVGNIVVDFTTHRSLFLQCGGVKQLVQLSRSMDSTLRLNALWALRNLMCLADYMCKQEIFMELTASSLASLISDPEPFVQEQALALVRNLVDGCMKSVELAFAEDGIILDAVGRQLQGASRDEIRIQGLYVLSNVASGIEVHKEAVMHQLVPEVDNGAQSLILKFLQSNESQLRIAAVWTIVNLTFPSSPDAFSRFIKLHNAGIVSQVKSMINDPCLDVKLRVRSALGQFTTFSDGSCLPLN